The Micromonospora sp. WMMD961 genome has a segment encoding these proteins:
- a CDS encoding class I SAM-dependent methyltransferase — MSVFDDPGLFGRLWAADYDGPGNPDPMPAVDFLADLADGGPVLELAIGTGRVALPLAERGLTVHGVEASEEMVAQLRAKPGGDQIPVVVADMADVPVPGEFRLAYLVFNTLFNLVDAERQADCFRNVARVLSPGGAFVIETFVPDPRDFDSDEQVQVWAVAEDSATIRLHRYDRPGQRFIRQTITFDGDGVHLKPFAMRYAWPHQIDEMAQQAGLRLTERYADWQRRPFQADSPSHISVYRAE, encoded by the coding sequence ATGTCGGTCTTCGACGATCCCGGCCTCTTCGGCCGGTTGTGGGCCGCCGACTACGACGGCCCGGGCAACCCCGACCCGATGCCGGCGGTGGACTTCCTGGCCGATCTGGCCGATGGCGGTCCGGTCCTGGAACTGGCGATCGGCACCGGCCGGGTCGCGCTTCCACTGGCCGAGCGCGGTCTCACCGTGCACGGCGTCGAGGCGTCCGAGGAGATGGTGGCGCAGTTGCGGGCCAAGCCCGGCGGCGACCAGATCCCGGTGGTCGTCGCCGACATGGCCGACGTGCCGGTGCCGGGTGAGTTCCGGCTCGCGTACCTGGTCTTCAACACGCTGTTCAACCTGGTCGACGCCGAGCGGCAGGCGGACTGCTTCCGCAACGTCGCCCGGGTGCTGTCGCCGGGCGGCGCGTTCGTCATCGAGACGTTCGTGCCCGACCCGCGCGACTTCGACTCCGACGAGCAGGTCCAGGTGTGGGCCGTGGCCGAGGATTCCGCGACGATCCGGCTGCACAGGTACGACCGGCCGGGGCAGCGCTTCATCCGGCAGACCATCACGTTCGACGGCGACGGTGTGCACCTGAAGCCGTTCGCCATGCGGTACGCCTGGCCGCACCAGATCGACGAGATGGCGCAGCAGGCGGGGCTCCGGCTCACCGAGCGGTACGCCGACTGGCAACGGCGACCGTTCCAGGCCGACAGCCCGTCGCACATCTCCGTCTACCGGGCGGAGTAG
- a CDS encoding PH domain-containing protein has product MANIAYDRKEQVQQIESGLLEGEQIIAVYDAVGTGTGFIGLTDRRVIIQDRSFVGKRFAITSIPYSKITSVSVVSNKSWGGSFFSTGSIAIHVGTHTYEVEFRGAQKSHHVHNVILHHIS; this is encoded by the coding sequence ATGGCGAACATCGCGTACGACCGCAAGGAGCAGGTCCAGCAGATCGAGAGCGGCCTCCTCGAGGGTGAGCAGATCATCGCCGTCTACGACGCCGTCGGCACGGGCACCGGGTTCATCGGGCTGACCGACCGCCGCGTGATCATCCAGGACCGCTCGTTCGTCGGGAAGCGGTTCGCGATCACCAGCATCCCGTACTCGAAGATCACCAGCGTGAGCGTGGTCAGCAACAAGTCCTGGGGAGGTTCGTTCTTCTCCACCGGGTCGATCGCGATCCACGTCGGCACGCACACCTACGAGGTGGAGTTCCGTGGTGCGCAGAAGAGCCACCACGTGCACAACGTGATCCTGCACCACATCTCCTGA
- a CDS encoding class I SAM-dependent methyltransferase encodes MGETPAARVLDLGCGTGRLTVALAASGHTVTGVDPAGASLTAARARPGGERVTWIEGTSALLPSGLFDVAVLTSHVAQLFVDDAEWARTLADLRRALVPGGRLVFDARDPADRRWELWNPVDSQRRITLPGGGEVRAWTAVTGVGDGVVDFTHHYQFADGERLVSSATLRFRTEAELRASLTSAGFVVDRVYGGWRHEPVGHGDGEFVVLARAGTVAPVS; translated from the coding sequence GTGGGCGAGACTCCGGCGGCCCGGGTGCTCGACCTCGGCTGCGGCACCGGCCGGTTGACAGTCGCCCTCGCTGCCTCGGGTCACACCGTCACCGGCGTCGACCCCGCCGGCGCGTCCCTGACCGCCGCCCGCGCCCGGCCAGGTGGCGAGCGGGTGACCTGGATCGAGGGCACCTCGGCCCTGCTCCCGAGCGGGTTGTTCGACGTGGCGGTGCTGACCAGCCACGTGGCGCAGCTCTTCGTGGACGACGCGGAGTGGGCGCGTACCCTCGCCGACCTGCGCCGTGCGCTCGTGCCCGGCGGTCGGCTGGTGTTCGACGCCCGCGACCCGGCGGACCGCCGCTGGGAGCTGTGGAACCCGGTGGATTCGCAGCGGCGGATCACACTGCCGGGCGGCGGCGAGGTCCGCGCGTGGACAGCTGTCACCGGGGTAGGCGACGGAGTGGTCGACTTCACCCACCACTACCAGTTCGCCGACGGCGAGCGGTTGGTCAGCTCGGCGACCCTGCGCTTCCGCACCGAGGCGGAGCTGCGCGCCTCTCTGACCAGTGCGGGTTTCGTGGTGGACCGCGTCTACGGGGGTTGGCGTCACGAGCCCGTCGGCCACGGCGACGGCGAGTTCGTGGTCCTCGCCCGGGCGGGCACTGTGGCACCGGTTTCCTAG